In Chryseobacterium gleum, a single genomic region encodes these proteins:
- a CDS encoding heavy metal translocating P-type ATPase, which produces MEQQYKILGMTCSGCQKKISNQLNSIDGVKADVNLETNTATITSDHGVKLSVLNDALAKIGKYRLEDPDNPEKTFVKPQDRISPSSVYYCPMECEGDKVYFKQGERCPVCNMYLVPIEEKLAKDPHHKPAYSAAHLPENFKDSIGKYYCPMFCEGDKVYDEKGDCPVCHMHLEPITEELVQKAGTHQYHSHSHSHNHHHDAPKVTDEMAGRYYCPMYCEGDKTYDSNVGCPVCGMDLVKYPEKKTAKYTCPMHPEIIRDEPGDCPICGMDLVRMPDSGDDEEDETYTILKRKFIISLAFTIPVFILSMGGMFINFPFSHQIQGFIELALTLPVMFYSGWFLLKRGWVSFKTWNLNMFSLIALGVAAAFIFSIAALIFPDIIPHEIRGHNHEIPLYFEAVCVILTLVILGQLMEAAAHKKTGNAIKELMNLSPDEANLMVNGEEKRVLLSQVKIGDLLKVKPGEKIPVDGKITEGSSVVDESMITGEPVPVEKNVDDKVSSGTINGNQVFIMKAEKVGDETLLSQIIKMVNEASRSKAPIQKLTDKVSKVFVPVVILIAALTFVLWQFFGPEGKRSLFAFVNAVAVLIVACPCALGLATPMSLMVGIGKGAKNGILIKNAEALEQMNKVNVLITDKTGTLTEGKPSVEHIETVNGDESHILKLAFSLNQNSEHPLSNAVIKRAKDENTIAEKVDRFENISGKGVKGNINGKTAYLGNESLLASHQIQIPETLKQKAVEVQSKAHTISYVAQDQQVLGFISFTDKIKESSKKAVKQLMSEGIDVIMMTGDNEHTAKAVADELGIKHFKANCLPEDKLNEVKKLQQQGKIVAMTGDGINDSPALAQSDVGIAMGTGTDVAIESAEITLLKGDILGVAKAKLLSEKLLKNIKENLFFAFIYNVLGVPVAAGLLYPFFGILLSPMIAAAAMSFSSLSVILNSLRLNSVDLDIK; this is translated from the coding sequence ATGGAACAACAGTATAAAATACTCGGAATGACCTGTTCAGGCTGCCAGAAAAAGATTTCAAATCAGCTGAACAGCATTGATGGAGTGAAAGCCGATGTAAACCTGGAAACCAATACCGCAACCATCACTTCTGACCATGGAGTGAAGCTTTCCGTTTTAAATGATGCACTGGCAAAAATAGGAAAATACAGGCTTGAAGATCCTGATAATCCTGAAAAAACCTTTGTAAAGCCCCAGGATCGCATATCACCGTCTTCAGTATACTATTGCCCAATGGAATGCGAGGGAGATAAAGTCTATTTCAAACAGGGAGAAAGATGCCCTGTATGCAATATGTATCTTGTACCCATTGAAGAAAAGCTGGCCAAAGATCCTCATCACAAACCGGCTTATTCTGCAGCCCATCTTCCTGAAAACTTTAAAGACAGCATTGGAAAATATTATTGCCCCATGTTTTGTGAAGGAGATAAAGTGTATGATGAAAAGGGAGACTGTCCGGTTTGCCATATGCATTTGGAACCTATCACTGAAGAACTAGTTCAGAAAGCAGGCACTCATCAGTATCATTCCCATTCCCACTCTCACAACCATCATCATGACGCACCTAAAGTAACAGATGAAATGGCAGGTAGATATTACTGTCCGATGTATTGCGAAGGAGATAAGACTTACGATTCCAATGTCGGATGTCCGGTGTGTGGAATGGACCTTGTAAAATACCCTGAAAAGAAAACCGCTAAATATACCTGTCCTATGCACCCGGAAATTATCCGGGATGAACCGGGAGACTGTCCGATCTGTGGAATGGATCTCGTCAGAATGCCTGACAGCGGTGATGATGAAGAAGATGAAACCTATACTATCTTAAAAAGAAAATTCATTATTTCATTAGCATTCACCATTCCGGTTTTCATTCTCTCGATGGGAGGAATGTTTATCAACTTCCCTTTTTCCCATCAGATTCAGGGATTTATTGAGCTTGCTCTTACTCTTCCGGTGATGTTCTATTCCGGGTGGTTCTTATTAAAAAGAGGCTGGGTTTCTTTCAAAACATGGAATCTTAATATGTTCAGCCTTATTGCCCTGGGCGTAGCTGCGGCATTTATTTTCAGTATTGCTGCTTTAATTTTCCCGGATATCATTCCACATGAAATCCGTGGACATAATCATGAAATTCCGCTGTATTTTGAAGCGGTCTGTGTGATTTTAACGCTTGTTATTTTAGGTCAGCTGATGGAAGCTGCTGCTCATAAAAAAACAGGGAATGCCATCAAAGAATTGATGAACCTTTCGCCGGATGAAGCCAATCTTATGGTGAACGGTGAAGAAAAAAGAGTGTTACTTTCACAGGTAAAAATAGGAGATTTATTAAAAGTGAAACCCGGTGAAAAAATTCCGGTAGACGGAAAAATCACTGAAGGCAGTTCTGTTGTAGACGAAAGCATGATCACGGGGGAGCCTGTTCCGGTTGAAAAAAATGTTGATGACAAAGTATCATCAGGAACAATAAACGGAAATCAGGTATTCATCATGAAAGCGGAAAAAGTAGGTGACGAAACCCTGCTTTCACAGATCATTAAAATGGTTAATGAAGCCAGCCGAAGTAAGGCCCCTATTCAGAAACTTACGGATAAAGTCTCAAAAGTATTTGTTCCTGTCGTGATCCTTATTGCTGCGCTTACCTTTGTTCTGTGGCAGTTTTTCGGTCCGGAAGGAAAAAGAAGCTTATTTGCCTTCGTCAATGCAGTTGCTGTACTCATTGTAGCTTGTCCCTGCGCATTGGGACTGGCAACGCCAATGTCGCTAATGGTAGGAATCGGAAAAGGTGCTAAAAACGGAATTCTGATCAAAAATGCTGAAGCACTTGAGCAAATGAACAAGGTGAATGTTCTGATCACTGACAAAACAGGAACTTTAACAGAAGGGAAACCTTCAGTAGAACATATTGAAACGGTAAATGGAGATGAAAGTCACATTTTAAAACTGGCTTTTTCTTTGAACCAGAATTCTGAACACCCACTGTCCAATGCTGTTATAAAAAGAGCAAAGGATGAAAATACAATTGCTGAAAAAGTAGACCGTTTTGAAAACATTTCCGGAAAAGGAGTGAAAGGAAATATTAATGGAAAAACAGCGTATTTAGGAAATGAAAGTCTGCTGGCCTCACATCAGATCCAGATTCCTGAAACTTTAAAACAAAAAGCAGTAGAAGTACAGTCCAAAGCACATACGATTTCTTATGTCGCACAAGACCAGCAAGTACTTGGATTCATTAGTTTTACGGATAAAATCAAGGAAAGCTCTAAGAAAGCTGTTAAACAATTAATGAGCGAAGGCATCGATGTGATCATGATGACCGGGGACAACGAACACACTGCCAAAGCTGTAGCTGATGAATTAGGAATCAAACATTTCAAAGCAAATTGTCTTCCCGAAGATAAGCTGAATGAAGTGAAAAAACTGCAGCAGCAAGGAAAAATAGTAGCCATGACCGGGGACGGAATCAATGACTCCCCTGCCCTGGCCCAGTCTGATGTGGGAATTGCTATGGGAACAGGAACGGATGTTGCCATCGAAAGTGCTGAGATCACTTTATTAAAAGGCGATATCTTAGGGGTAGCGAAAGCCAAACTACTCAGCGAAAAGCTTCTCAAAAATATTAAAGAAAACTTATTCTTTGCTTTTATTTATAATGTACTCGGGGTTCCCGTTGCGGCAGGATTATTGTATCCATTCTTTGGAATTCTGTTATCGCCGATGATTGCAGCTGCAGCAATGAGCTTCAGTTCCCTCTCCGTGATTCTGAATTCATTGAGATTAAACTCCGTGGATCTGGATATAAAATAG
- a CDS encoding DUF6157 family protein, translated as MKQHTTNYINTLIEVAEDCPASQAKIPAEKKEKTLANLQYEKLIKNPYQYSSDDIIFECYAIKNDIPESERQHEREKFFSKGQPCLRCSPLAKKYGFGFHHNLEGKVALVPMESKEYEKLLNDSSIAKTKAMRSKRK; from the coding sequence ATGAAACAACACACCACCAATTATATCAATACGCTTATTGAAGTTGCTGAAGACTGCCCTGCTTCCCAGGCGAAAATTCCTGCTGAAAAGAAAGAAAAAACACTGGCCAATCTTCAATATGAAAAACTCATAAAGAATCCCTATCAATATTCTTCAGATGATATTATTTTTGAGTGTTATGCCATTAAAAATGACATTCCGGAAAGTGAAAGACAGCATGAAAGGGAAAAGTTCTTCTCCAAGGGACAGCCTTGTCTCCGCTGTTCTCCTTTAGCAAAAAAGTACGGTTTCGGATTTCATCATAACTTAGAAGGAAAAGTTGCCCTGGTTCCTATGGAAAGTAAAGAATATGAAAAATTACTGAATGATTCCTCCATAGCAAAAACCAAAGCCATGCGTTCCAAAAGAAAATGA
- a CDS encoding DUF72 domain-containing protein, with amino-acid sequence MKKENLYIGCSGFYNNDWKGSLYPENAQSKDFLSLYSKTFNSVEINSTFYRKPTSKTLSKWYDETPDEFRFFIKIPKSVTHQNRLENSKEEIALFCSHIESNLKEKLSGFLYQLPPSFKNSTENTERIINNIDHRFLNVIEFRHNSWWQKEIFDLLKDHDIIFSGVSFPGDLPEDVIINHPDILYYRLHGKPILYKSEYSRDFMDKLAEKIRNSGKTAYIFFNNTWGTAAINNSLYLKNILE; translated from the coding sequence ATGAAAAAAGAAAATCTTTACATAGGGTGTTCGGGATTTTATAATAACGACTGGAAAGGGTCTTTATACCCTGAAAATGCCCAAAGTAAAGATTTTCTTTCTTTATACTCAAAAACATTCAATTCTGTAGAAATCAATTCTACTTTTTACAGAAAACCAACCTCAAAAACACTGTCGAAATGGTATGATGAAACTCCGGACGAATTCAGATTTTTTATTAAAATTCCAAAATCCGTTACCCATCAGAACCGGCTTGAAAACTCAAAAGAAGAAATTGCCCTCTTTTGCAGTCATATTGAGAGTAATCTCAAGGAGAAACTTTCCGGATTTCTCTATCAGCTTCCTCCTTCCTTTAAAAATTCAACTGAGAACACAGAAAGAATCATCAACAATATTGATCATCGATTTCTGAATGTCATCGAATTCCGTCACAACTCATGGTGGCAAAAAGAAATATTTGATCTTTTAAAAGACCATGATATCATTTTTTCCGGAGTAAGCTTTCCCGGTGATCTTCCTGAGGATGTAATCATCAATCATCCGGATATTCTTTATTACAGACTTCATGGGAAACCCATTCTTTATAAATCTGAGTACAGCAGGGATTTTATGGATAAACTTGCGGAAAAAATTAGAAACAGCGGGAAAACAGCTTATATATTCTTCAATAATACCTGGGGAACCGCTGCGATTAACAATTCATTGTATTTGAAAAACATTTTAGAATAA
- a CDS encoding acyl-CoA thioesterase, whose product MNYHTRKWVKPEDLNPNHSLFGGRLLQWIDEEAALYAIIQLENTKVVTKFISEINFVSSAKQGDIIEIGIEATHFGSSSITLKCDVRNKMTHQTIITVDKIVMVNLDADGNPAPHGKTRIEFVKDRLNSGL is encoded by the coding sequence ATGAACTATCATACAAGAAAATGGGTAAAACCCGAAGATTTAAATCCTAACCACTCACTTTTCGGGGGAAGACTCCTTCAATGGATTGATGAAGAAGCAGCGCTGTATGCAATTATCCAATTGGAAAATACAAAAGTGGTGACTAAGTTTATCTCCGAAATCAACTTTGTCAGCTCCGCCAAACAGGGAGACATTATAGAAATAGGAATTGAGGCTACCCATTTCGGATCCTCCTCTATTACATTAAAATGTGATGTCCGAAATAAAATGACTCATCAAACGATTATTACCGTAGACAAAATTGTAATGGTAAACCTTGATGCAGATGGCAATCCTGCTCCTCATGGCAAAACCAGAATCGAATTTGTAAAAGACAGGTTAAACAGCGGCCTATGA
- a CDS encoding helix-turn-helix domain-containing protein has translation MKIFIKNMVCNRCIAAVENIFRNADVKIKDILLGEIETENEISPEKMKSIEKELLNTGFERIMDSAHQLVEKIKNLIITKVSELDIAENFLLSEFLSSKLHKDYSSLSKTFSQNENITLEQFFILQKIEKVKELLLYNEFNLTEIAGKLGYKSVQHLSTQFRNVTGFTPTEFKKLKEHHRKALDNL, from the coding sequence ATGAAAATTTTCATAAAAAATATGGTCTGCAACAGGTGCATTGCGGCAGTGGAAAACATTTTCCGTAATGCAGATGTGAAGATCAAAGATATTCTGCTGGGAGAAATAGAAACCGAAAATGAGATTTCTCCGGAAAAAATGAAGTCTATAGAGAAAGAATTACTGAATACAGGTTTCGAAAGAATTATGGATTCTGCCCATCAGCTTGTTGAAAAAATCAAAAACCTGATCATTACAAAGGTCAGCGAGCTGGATATTGCAGAAAATTTCCTGCTTTCTGAATTTTTAAGCTCAAAACTTCATAAAGATTACAGTTCCCTTTCAAAAACATTTTCACAGAATGAAAATATTACCTTGGAACAGTTCTTCATTCTTCAGAAAATTGAAAAAGTAAAAGAACTCTTACTCTATAACGAATTCAATCTTACTGAAATTGCAGGAAAACTAGGCTATAAAAGTGTTCAGCATCTTTCTACCCAATTCCGGAATGTAACCGGATTTACCCCTACAGAATTCAAAAAACTGAAAGAGCATCACCGCAAAGCGCTTGACAATCTTTAA
- a CDS encoding RNA recognition motif domain-containing protein — MNIFVSNINYATKEYELHDLFAEFGDVSSAKIVTDRETGRSRGFGFVEMGDDEGKQAIESLNQKEFNGKTLNVSEAKPREEKPRRSFDNNRSGGYGNNNNRGGGYGNNRGGGGNRW; from the coding sequence ATGAACATTTTTGTTTCAAACATCAATTACGCAACTAAAGAGTATGAGTTGCACGATCTATTCGCAGAATTTGGAGATGTATCATCAGCTAAAATCGTTACAGACAGAGAAACTGGTCGTTCCAGAGGTTTCGGTTTCGTAGAGATGGGTGATGATGAAGGAAAGCAAGCTATTGAATCTCTTAACCAAAAAGAATTCAACGGAAAAACTTTAAACGTATCTGAAGCTAAACCAAGAGAAGAAAAACCAAGAAGAAGCTTCGATAATAACAGAAGCGGAGGTTACGGTAATAACAACAACAGAGGCGGAGGCTATGGTAACAACCGTGGCGGAGGCGGAAATCGTTGGTAA
- a CDS encoding polysaccharide deacetylase family protein has protein sequence MRKIFAGKSKNKTFLGMFALVSATSVLLNSCNFKSEVNTDSAVSSQEHPAAEIVPKMDDESVDPDKRVIYLTFDDGPNQGTENLLKILDKRNVCATAFLVGKHAYGSKKQKDDLLLLKQNPLIELANHSFTHAHNKYTDFYKNADAVVHDFDIAKDSLRLTDKIARTPGRNIWRLNNINVTDIKSSTAAADGLKKAGYKVIGWDLEWRPSQKMTLKGSHEVMIKKVDSIFLNDLEKTSRHLVFLTHDQYLRDADSINELDLFIEKLQKSNKFVFRKISQYPKINEVLN, from the coding sequence ATGAGAAAAATTTTTGCGGGAAAGTCAAAAAATAAGACTTTTCTCGGGATGTTTGCATTGGTGAGTGCAACTTCGGTTTTATTGAACAGCTGTAATTTCAAGAGTGAAGTGAATACTGACTCCGCCGTCAGTTCACAGGAACATCCTGCCGCAGAAATAGTCCCCAAGATGGACGATGAAAGCGTAGACCCGGATAAAAGAGTGATCTACCTTACCTTTGATGACGGTCCCAACCAGGGCACCGAAAATCTCTTAAAGATTCTGGACAAAAGAAACGTTTGTGCAACTGCCTTTCTGGTTGGGAAACATGCATATGGAAGCAAAAAACAGAAAGACGATCTGTTGCTGCTTAAGCAAAATCCGCTGATAGAACTGGCTAATCACAGCTTTACCCATGCCCATAACAAGTATACCGACTTTTATAAAAATGCTGATGCTGTAGTTCACGATTTTGACATTGCCAAAGACAGCCTGAGGCTTACTGATAAAATAGCAAGAACTCCCGGAAGAAATATCTGGAGGTTGAACAACATTAATGTAACTGATATCAAAAGTTCTACTGCTGCTGCAGACGGTCTTAAAAAAGCGGGCTATAAAGTAATCGGATGGGATCTGGAATGGAGACCTTCTCAAAAAATGACTTTAAAAGGAAGTCATGAAGTTATGATTAAGAAAGTAGACAGTATTTTCTTAAACGATCTTGAAAAGACTTCAAGACACCTTGTTTTCCTTACCCATGACCAGTATCTGAGAGATGCAGATTCCATCAACGAACTGGATCTGTTTATTGAAAAATTACAGAAGAGCAACAAGTTTGTTTTCAGAAAAATTTCTCAGTATCCTAAAATCAATGAGGTATTAAATTAA